One window of Dyadobacter sandarakinus genomic DNA carries:
- the rpmB gene encoding 50S ribosomal protein L28, giving the protein MAKVCQITGKRTRVGNNVSHANNKTKRKFYPNLQKKRFFLPSSGEWVTLKVATSALRTINKNGIESTIQKAYEKGTLTF; this is encoded by the coding sequence ATGGCTAAGGTTTGTCAAATAACAGGTAAAAGAACTCGCGTCGGAAATAACGTTTCTCACGCTAACAATAAAACAAAACGCAAATTCTATCCGAATTTGCAGAAGAAACGTTTCTTCCTTCCTTCTTCAGGAGAATGGGTTACGTTGAAAGTTGCAACTTCCGCGCTTCGTACCATTAACAAGAACGGTATCGAATCCACTATACAAAAGGCATACGAAAAAGGTACACTTACCTTCTAA
- a CDS encoding response regulator transcription factor — protein MELTKRESEILALIMDELSSKEIASRLHISISTVEVYRRSLFRKFGVKTVIGLVKTAMKIHIQDTCF, from the coding sequence ATGGAACTGACAAAGCGCGAATCCGAAATCCTGGCCCTGATCATGGACGAGCTGAGCTCGAAAGAAATCGCCTCAAGACTGCACATCAGCATTTCCACCGTGGAGGTTTACCGCAGAAGTCTTTTCAGGAAGTTCGGTGTCAAAACGGTGATAGGGCTCGTAAAAACAGCCATGAAAATACACATTCAGGATACATGCTTTTAA
- a CDS encoding response regulator transcription factor codes for MKKKILYAEDDPNLAFATKDNLEEYDYEVVHAADGAEALDFFEKDHFDICVLDIMMPKMDGFTLAEKIRNADSQVPILFLSARSMQEDKIKGLKLGADDYITKPFSIEELKLRIEVFLRRSKSDIAVSAKPDTARIGKYAFDFQKLNLSLDGQTQNLTFREAEVLKYISERADQVIRRDELLKAIWGDDDYFMGRSLDVFISRLRKYLSGDPDIRIDNVHGVGFRMRW; via the coding sequence ATGAAAAAGAAAATCCTGTACGCAGAAGACGATCCTAACCTCGCATTTGCCACAAAAGACAATCTGGAAGAGTATGATTATGAGGTAGTACATGCTGCCGACGGTGCTGAGGCGCTGGATTTCTTTGAGAAGGATCATTTTGATATCTGCGTGCTCGACATCATGATGCCCAAAATGGACGGTTTTACGCTGGCTGAAAAAATAAGGAATGCCGACAGCCAAGTGCCTATCCTCTTCCTGTCGGCCCGCTCCATGCAGGAGGACAAGATCAAGGGTTTAAAGCTCGGAGCTGATGATTATATCACCAAGCCATTCAGCATTGAGGAGCTCAAACTCCGGATTGAGGTTTTTCTGAGGCGCAGTAAGTCGGACATCGCTGTAAGTGCAAAGCCGGATACCGCCAGGATCGGGAAATATGCTTTTGATTTTCAAAAACTCAACCTGTCATTGGACGGACAAACGCAAAACCTGACCTTCCGGGAAGCAGAAGTTTTGAAATACATTTCCGAGCGCGCCGACCAGGTTATACGTAGGGACGAGCTGCTGAAGGCAATCTGGGGAGACGACGATTACTTCATGGGCAGGAGCCTGGATGTGTTCATTTCGAGGCTCCGGAAGTACCTTTCGGGCGACCCCGACATCCGCATCGACAATGTGCATGGGGTGGGTTTCCGCATGCGCTGGTAG
- a CDS encoding DUF4249 domain-containing protein — translation MKYLSVLRSMAGLLILTAGLTSCEDVIDLETQSGPEQLVVDAWINNLPGRQTIRLTWSAAYFNNSAPKPVLGASVIVTDNLGKQFVFTDSAQTGNYTWGSTPLDTLGHIGRTYRLEVKNANDTYTATSELKRVPAIDSLVYRHEKLPFTPDDGPREGFVAQFYARDFPGAGDTYWIKPIINGKAVVNKAVNISIAYDAAFSAGAPSDGLIFILPLRESITTDSLYSAGQAVGVEIHSITNKAFEYLKLVREQASNGGLFATPIANIPSNVVNQNSSGEKALGLFSASAVVRKETVIDPEKARPDDD, via the coding sequence ATGAAATATTTATCAGTACTAAGAAGCATGGCCGGGCTGCTGATCCTGACTGCGGGGCTCACCAGTTGCGAAGATGTGATCGACCTCGAAACCCAGAGCGGCCCGGAGCAGCTGGTCGTCGATGCGTGGATCAACAACCTGCCCGGCAGGCAAACCATCAGGCTTACCTGGTCGGCGGCGTATTTCAACAACAGTGCACCCAAGCCGGTACTTGGCGCAAGCGTCATTGTAACGGACAATCTGGGAAAGCAATTTGTATTCACCGACTCTGCCCAGACTGGAAATTATACCTGGGGAAGTACCCCGCTGGACACGCTAGGTCACATCGGGCGAACTTACCGGCTTGAAGTTAAGAATGCGAATGATACCTATACGGCTACTTCCGAGCTGAAACGCGTACCGGCGATTGATTCTCTTGTTTACCGTCATGAAAAGCTGCCTTTCACGCCTGACGATGGTCCGCGCGAAGGCTTTGTAGCCCAGTTTTATGCCCGCGATTTTCCGGGTGCCGGCGATACTTACTGGATCAAGCCCATCATCAATGGAAAAGCAGTGGTCAATAAGGCTGTGAATATTTCCATTGCCTACGATGCGGCATTTAGTGCGGGTGCTCCTTCGGACGGGCTGATTTTCATTCTTCCTCTCCGCGAGTCTATTACTACCGACTCCCTTTATTCAGCAGGGCAGGCAGTCGGGGTGGAGATCCACAGTATTACCAATAAGGCCTTCGAGTACCTTAAACTTGTTCGTGAACAGGCTTCCAATGGTGGTCTATTTGCCACGCCCATTGCCAACATTCCTTCCAATGTAGTGAATCAGAATTCATCCGGCGAGAAAGCACTGGGCCTTTTTTCAGCCTCCGCCGTAGTGCGTAAAGAAACGGTTATCGACCCCGAAAAAGCCCGGCCCGACGACGATTAA
- the folK gene encoding 2-amino-4-hydroxy-6-hydroxymethyldihydropteridine diphosphokinase, translating into MINTTVHNAFLLLGSNLGDRAEVLHAARELIAGRVGRITVTSSIYETAPWGLLDQPAFLNQVLRVETACEAEDVLRIILEIEHELGRVREQRWGARLIDIDLLYLDDIVKDSAPLTLPHPRLHERRFTLVPLAEIAPAFLHPLLKQTSAQLLSACADDSVVVLFS; encoded by the coding sequence ATGATCAATACCACTGTCCACAATGCTTTTCTCCTGCTTGGCTCCAATCTTGGCGACCGCGCGGAGGTGCTGCATGCTGCCCGGGAGCTGATCGCCGGCAGGGTAGGCAGGATTACTGTTACTTCTTCCATTTACGAAACCGCACCCTGGGGCCTGCTTGATCAGCCCGCTTTTCTGAACCAGGTACTCCGAGTTGAAACTGCATGCGAAGCTGAGGATGTACTGCGCATCATACTGGAAATTGAACATGAGCTGGGCCGGGTGCGTGAGCAGCGCTGGGGAGCCCGCCTGATTGACATTGACCTGCTCTACTTGGATGATATTGTGAAAGATAGCGCCCCGCTTACTCTGCCGCATCCCCGCCTTCACGAGCGCCGCTTTACGCTGGTACCACTTGCCGAAATCGCACCCGCTTTCCTTCACCCCCTTTTAAAACAAACATCCGCCCAGCTGCTCTCAGCATGTGCGGACGACAGTGTAGTAGTGCTTTTTTCTTGA
- a CDS encoding ATP-dependent Clp protease ATP-binding subunit translates to MQTEALKHALTIARSLAREYRQERFGPAHLLMALLHADVGLASELMIAGKDVGYLRDWAEVRLEECPKSVKVPEVPGADEAAAACLELANLVAMQLNCDTDPLCTLAALLKPGIAFSAAQLKSLPLTQKEVLALGQSNAAAPETVRSQNPGSAPASQGQGYLEKFTTDKTQKAAAGKMDAIIGRDREIRQMAEILSRRSKPNVILTGEPGVGKSALVDGFAMLIMDKKVPQLLQNARLIELDTGALVAGASYKGEIEERIKGVLAALRTLDKAILFIDEIHVLLDPKGSIGTGVAQLLKPELARGELTIIGATTTEEYRRYIEKDEAFSRRFEVLKVDEPDEAAATRMIEHLLPAYEQHHGLRVAAGTAAKAVKLSKRYIKDRRLPDVALDLLDRTMAAMRLMDEVSENEINELQAGLEALSAVDEAEQLHELRWFARQLGERLSPLLTGRMEKEPDSVPEDPEYLYHQIAGQLDALRVLAAERTGMVGKNEIAAIISAKTGIPLGKLQSSERDRLLEIGEVLKKRVLGQDHAVKALSEAILESRSGLIRPGQPIGSFFLLGPTGTGKTEIAKALADFLFNDESFLIRFDMSEFKEEHSAALLYGAPPGYVGYEEGGLLVNRIRQKPYSVVLFDEIEKAHPSVFDLFLQILDEGKLHDRMGKEGDFSNAVILFTSNIGQEHIVKEFGQGHVPASQDLMEIMARYFRPEFLARLTEIIPFAPISEDHVVGIFDMHLRGLTDMLEKQGITLDISAEARRQIAMQGFTPRYGVRPLKGVIRNLLRRPISRMIIAGEIGKDTVLCIDTDENGAITWNPKSVVPEGVN, encoded by the coding sequence ATGCAAACCGAAGCACTTAAACATGCATTGACCATCGCCCGATCGCTGGCACGCGAGTACCGCCAGGAACGTTTTGGGCCCGCACACCTGCTCATGGCATTGCTGCACGCGGATGTAGGGCTGGCCTCCGAGCTGATGATTGCGGGTAAAGATGTAGGTTACCTGCGCGACTGGGCCGAAGTGCGGCTGGAAGAATGTCCGAAGTCGGTAAAAGTGCCCGAAGTACCCGGCGCTGATGAAGCTGCCGCCGCCTGCCTTGAACTGGCAAACCTGGTGGCCATGCAGCTCAACTGTGATACCGACCCGCTCTGTACGCTTGCGGCACTCCTGAAACCAGGCATTGCATTTTCGGCTGCACAGCTCAAATCACTGCCATTGACACAAAAAGAAGTGCTTGCGCTGGGTCAGAGCAATGCAGCAGCACCTGAAACCGTCAGGAGCCAGAACCCCGGCAGTGCACCTGCAAGTCAGGGGCAGGGCTACCTTGAAAAATTTACGACAGACAAAACACAGAAAGCTGCTGCCGGAAAAATGGATGCGATCATCGGACGTGACCGGGAGATCAGGCAAATGGCCGAGATCCTTAGCCGGCGCAGCAAGCCCAATGTAATCCTGACCGGTGAGCCGGGCGTAGGAAAGTCGGCGCTGGTAGATGGTTTTGCAATGCTGATTATGGATAAAAAAGTGCCTCAGCTGCTGCAAAATGCAAGATTGATCGAACTTGATACCGGGGCGCTGGTAGCAGGTGCTTCCTACAAAGGAGAGATCGAGGAGCGTATAAAAGGTGTGCTGGCCGCATTGAGGACGCTGGACAAGGCTATTTTGTTTATTGACGAAATACATGTTTTGCTGGACCCGAAAGGATCAATCGGGACGGGCGTGGCGCAGCTGCTGAAACCGGAACTGGCGCGGGGTGAGCTTACGATCATCGGCGCTACCACAACCGAAGAGTATCGCAGGTACATCGAAAAGGACGAGGCTTTTTCAAGAAGGTTTGAGGTGCTGAAGGTAGACGAGCCCGATGAAGCTGCTGCTACCCGCATGATCGAGCACCTGCTGCCGGCGTATGAGCAGCATCATGGCCTTCGTGTGGCAGCAGGTACAGCAGCGAAAGCTGTAAAGTTGTCGAAGCGATATATCAAAGACCGGCGTTTACCGGACGTGGCCCTCGACCTGCTCGATCGTACGATGGCCGCCATGCGCCTCATGGATGAAGTATCCGAAAATGAGATCAATGAACTGCAAGCCGGGCTTGAAGCACTTTCGGCTGTGGATGAGGCAGAGCAACTGCATGAGCTGCGCTGGTTTGCCCGGCAGCTTGGCGAGCGGCTGAGCCCGCTACTCACAGGCAGAATGGAGAAAGAGCCGGATTCTGTACCCGAAGATCCTGAGTATCTGTATCATCAGATTGCTGGTCAGCTTGATGCACTGCGTGTGCTGGCGGCTGAGCGGACGGGTATGGTTGGGAAAAATGAAATTGCTGCAATTATCTCGGCCAAAACCGGCATCCCACTGGGAAAACTGCAAAGCTCCGAGCGCGACCGGCTGCTGGAAATAGGAGAGGTGCTGAAAAAAAGGGTTCTGGGTCAGGATCATGCCGTGAAAGCATTAAGCGAGGCCATCCTCGAATCACGCTCCGGGCTGATCAGGCCCGGACAGCCTATCGGATCTTTTTTCCTGCTGGGGCCCACGGGTACTGGCAAAACAGAAATTGCAAAAGCACTGGCCGATTTTCTGTTCAATGACGAGTCCTTTCTGATCCGATTTGATATGTCGGAGTTCAAGGAGGAGCATTCGGCAGCGCTGCTCTACGGTGCGCCGCCGGGCTATGTAGGCTACGAAGAAGGTGGCCTGCTGGTGAACAGGATCCGGCAAAAACCTTATTCAGTCGTTTTATTTGATGAGATCGAAAAGGCGCATCCATCTGTGTTTGACCTTTTTTTACAAATACTGGACGAAGGCAAGCTGCATGACCGGATGGGTAAGGAAGGCGATTTTTCCAATGCAGTCATCCTTTTTACTTCCAATATCGGGCAGGAGCACATTGTAAAAGAGTTTGGCCAAGGTCATGTGCCGGCTTCTCAGGACCTCATGGAAATCATGGCCCGGTACTTCCGCCCTGAGTTTCTGGCAAGGCTTACCGAAATCATCCCGTTTGCACCTATAAGTGAAGACCATGTGGTTGGAATATTTGACATGCACCTGCGCGGACTCACGGACATGCTCGAAAAACAAGGCATTACGCTGGACATTTCGGCAGAGGCCCGAAGGCAGATTGCCATGCAGGGTTTTACACCCAGGTATGGCGTACGCCCGCTCAAAGGCGTGATCCGGAATTTGCTGCGGCGGCCGATCAGCCGCATGATCATTGCAGGGGAAATCGGGAAGGATACGGTGCTGTGCATTGATACCGACGAAAATGGCGCAATCACCTGGAATCCTAAAAGTGTAGTTCCGGAAGGGGTAAACTAA
- a CDS encoding TonB-dependent receptor: protein MKGKLSTIILLTILFALPGLAQTNHTVSGYVRDQSNGEGLIGVSVYVREAQTGVVTNSYGFYSLTLPSGSYTVVFTYIGYQKVSREVQLDADRTVSIEMSDATNELAEVTVSTQREDENVKSIEMSVNKVEMKTIRKMPALLGEVDLIRSIQLLPGVTTVGEGASGFNVRGGDISQNLVLLDEAPVYNSSHLFGFFSVFNPDAVKDVKLIKGGIPAQYGGRISSILDVRMKEGNTKKREVNGGVGTIFSRLTYEQPFAKGNGSFIVAGRRSYIDILAKPFLNSDLKDSRFYFYDLTAKVNYRLGDKNTFYASGYFGKDVFGGGDFGFGWGNATATARWNHIFSNKLFLNLTGYYSNYDYSLGQNQNDPGAKDRFDWKSKIISTSIKPDFTFYITPKNQLTFGGQYIYYDTRPGKAIAVSEGENTDISLDPRYADESALYIGNEQKLTDRISLQYGLRYSYFRSLGPGTEYDYITLKKGLRKVPAFPGTTYEDGDVIKSYGNWEPRASVNIGLGANTSIKASYNRTAQYLHLLSNTAASSPLDVWTLSSYNIRPEKADQVALGWFQNLRNNTYEASVEVYYKKMYNQIDYVPGSDLLLNQFVAGDLLFGEGRAYGAEFYLKKNKGKLTGWASYTLSRTERLIETVNNSNWFPARFDKPHNFTLVAIYDLKKRLSLSANFTFASGTPATFPTNRYEVGGLLVGHNYAGGRNNNRIPAYHRLDFAATLQSRRKLFKSGQGEWVFSVYNVYNRRNPFSVYTRGNEDNPLKAEAVRYAVIGSFVPALTYNFKF from the coding sequence ATGAAAGGTAAATTAAGTACAATCATTCTGCTCACAATCCTTTTTGCCCTGCCCGGACTGGCGCAAACCAATCACACCGTCAGCGGGTACGTCAGGGACCAGTCCAATGGAGAAGGGCTCATCGGCGTCTCGGTGTATGTCCGGGAAGCACAAACGGGCGTAGTAACCAACTCTTACGGTTTTTACTCACTTACACTGCCCAGCGGCAGCTACACGGTGGTTTTTACCTACATCGGTTACCAGAAAGTATCACGGGAAGTTCAGCTCGATGCCGACAGGACGGTCAGTATTGAAATGTCCGATGCTACCAATGAACTTGCAGAGGTTACCGTTTCCACCCAGCGGGAAGACGAAAATGTGAAGAGCATTGAAATGTCAGTAAATAAGGTGGAAATGAAAACCATCCGCAAAATGCCGGCCCTGCTGGGTGAGGTAGACCTGATCCGGAGCATTCAGCTGTTGCCGGGTGTAACAACCGTGGGTGAAGGTGCATCGGGTTTCAACGTGCGCGGAGGAGATATTTCACAAAACCTGGTTCTCCTCGACGAGGCGCCGGTGTACAACTCTTCACATTTATTTGGCTTTTTCTCTGTCTTCAATCCCGATGCGGTCAAGGATGTAAAGCTCATCAAAGGAGGCATTCCGGCCCAGTACGGCGGGCGCATCTCGTCCATTCTCGATGTGAGAATGAAGGAAGGAAATACAAAAAAGCGGGAGGTCAACGGAGGCGTGGGTACCATCTTTTCCCGCCTCACCTACGAGCAGCCTTTTGCAAAAGGAAACGGATCGTTTATCGTGGCCGGACGCAGATCGTACATAGATATACTCGCCAAACCTTTCCTGAACTCCGATCTGAAAGATTCCCGTTTTTACTTTTACGATCTTACCGCCAAGGTAAACTACCGGCTGGGCGATAAAAATACCTTTTATGCATCGGGCTACTTTGGGAAAGACGTCTTTGGAGGCGGGGACTTCGGCTTCGGATGGGGGAATGCTACTGCCACTGCACGCTGGAACCATATTTTTTCAAACAAGCTGTTTTTGAACCTGACGGGCTATTACAGCAACTACGACTATTCGCTCGGCCAGAACCAGAACGATCCTGGCGCCAAAGACCGGTTTGACTGGAAGTCCAAGATCATCAGCACCAGTATCAAGCCTGATTTTACTTTTTACATCACCCCCAAAAACCAGCTCACTTTCGGAGGACAGTACATTTACTATGATACCCGCCCTGGCAAGGCCATTGCAGTGTCAGAAGGAGAAAATACGGATATCAGCCTGGATCCCAGGTATGCAGATGAATCCGCCCTGTACATTGGCAACGAACAGAAGCTTACCGACCGGATTTCGCTTCAGTATGGCTTGCGCTACTCTTATTTCCGTAGCCTGGGGCCGGGTACCGAGTATGATTATATAACATTAAAAAAAGGCTTGCGTAAAGTTCCTGCATTTCCCGGTACTACCTACGAAGATGGCGACGTGATCAAAAGTTACGGCAACTGGGAGCCCCGGGCTTCGGTAAACATAGGCCTTGGCGCCAATACGTCCATTAAGGCCAGCTACAACCGCACGGCCCAGTACCTGCATCTGTTGTCCAACACTGCCGCAAGTTCACCCCTGGATGTATGGACGCTCAGCTCCTATAACATTCGTCCCGAAAAAGCTGATCAGGTTGCACTAGGCTGGTTCCAGAACCTGCGCAACAATACGTATGAGGCTTCCGTAGAGGTGTATTATAAAAAAATGTACAATCAGATCGACTATGTGCCGGGCTCGGATTTGCTGCTCAACCAGTTTGTGGCGGGTGATCTGCTGTTTGGAGAGGGGCGTGCCTACGGGGCAGAATTCTACCTGAAAAAGAACAAGGGCAAGCTCACCGGCTGGGCCAGCTACACTTTGTCCCGCACCGAGCGGCTTATAGAGACTGTTAATAACAGCAACTGGTTTCCGGCCCGTTTTGACAAGCCGCATAATTTTACACTGGTTGCCATTTATGATCTGAAAAAAAGACTTTCATTGTCGGCCAACTTTACCTTTGCATCCGGTACACCTGCTACATTTCCTACCAACCGTTACGAGGTGGGAGGACTTTTGGTGGGCCACAATTACGCGGGCGGGCGCAACAACAACCGCATCCCGGCCTACCATCGCCTCGACTTTGCTGCCACGCTGCAATCCAGGCGCAAGCTTTTTAAATCTGGTCAGGGTGAGTGGGTGTTTTCTGTGTATAATGTTTATAACCGACGCAATCCGTTTTCTGTGTATACGCGTGGCAACGAAGACAATCCGTTGAAAGCCGAGGCAGTACGTTATGCCGTGATCGGCAGTTTTGTGCCGGCATTGACTTACAATTTTAAATTCTGA
- a CDS encoding DmpA family aminopeptidase yields MKIIVLAACIVLSLSVHAQRARDKGIIIGVLPTGALNAITDVAGVKVGQVTLSEGADVRTGVTAILPHEGNIFQQKVQAAIYIGNGFGKLAGYSQVEELGTLETPVVLTNTLSVPTASEAIIDWVLSQQGNENVRSVNPVVGETNDGFLNDIRGRHIRKEHVLNALAQAEAGPVAEGNVGAGTGTVCFGFKGGMGTASRKLPVKLGGYTVGVLVQTNFGGVLQINGVPVGKELGKYAFKDQLDKSSDGSCMMVVATDAPLDARNLKRLAKRAMLGMAKTGGIAANGSGDYVIAFSTANRVLHDAPEPAYNSNFLHNDYTSPVFLAAIEATEEAIVNSLIAATTMTGTQGHQVEELPKDKLTEILRKYGRLKE; encoded by the coding sequence ATGAAAATCATTGTACTGGCTGCATGCATTGTACTCTCCCTGTCTGTCCATGCGCAGCGCGCACGCGATAAAGGTATCATCATCGGTGTACTGCCAACCGGCGCATTGAATGCAATCACCGATGTGGCAGGCGTAAAAGTAGGGCAGGTTACCTTGAGTGAAGGTGCGGATGTTCGTACCGGCGTTACGGCCATACTTCCGCATGAGGGTAATATTTTCCAGCAAAAAGTACAGGCTGCCATCTACATTGGAAACGGTTTCGGCAAGCTGGCCGGCTACTCGCAGGTGGAGGAGCTCGGCACGCTCGAGACCCCGGTTGTACTCACCAATACCCTCAGCGTACCCACGGCGTCAGAGGCAATTATTGACTGGGTGCTCAGCCAGCAGGGCAATGAGAATGTTCGGTCTGTGAATCCTGTAGTGGGCGAAACCAACGATGGTTTCCTGAATGACATCCGTGGCCGGCATATCCGCAAGGAGCATGTACTCAATGCACTGGCACAAGCCGAAGCCGGGCCGGTTGCAGAAGGGAATGTGGGGGCAGGTACAGGTACCGTGTGTTTTGGTTTCAAAGGCGGCATGGGTACCGCCTCGCGTAAGCTGCCGGTAAAGCTGGGTGGCTATACCGTGGGTGTTCTGGTACAAACCAACTTTGGAGGTGTACTGCAAATCAATGGGGTTCCTGTGGGAAAGGAGCTGGGAAAATATGCTTTTAAGGACCAGCTGGACAAGTCTTCCGACGGCTCGTGCATGATGGTGGTCGCCACCGATGCGCCGCTCGATGCCCGCAACCTGAAAAGACTTGCCAAACGTGCCATGCTGGGTATGGCAAAAACAGGCGGAATTGCAGCCAATGGAAGCGGCGACTATGTAATCGCATTCTCCACCGCAAACCGCGTACTCCACGATGCGCCGGAGCCGGCATACAATTCCAACTTCCTGCATAATGATTATACTTCTCCCGTTTTCCTGGCTGCCATAGAGGCTACCGAGGAGGCTATTGTCAACTCGCTTATTGCCGCAACCACCATGACCGGCACCCAGGGGCACCAGGTAGAGGAGCTCCCCAAGGACAAGCTCACCGAAATTCTTCGAAAATACGGCCGGCTCAAAGAATAG
- a CDS encoding sensor histidine kinase, with translation MSRRTIQLLTVFSAALIVGVVITQIFWVKQALQIRQRQFNQNAHVALQDVASKLAHVNGVMQTTNPVEQLSPAYFLVNTNSTTQPELLEHFIKDSFQKYNLIADFQVGIYDCTTNRIRYGMSLSTKNSGKTPTVTTNWIMTDKYPYYFGVRFPEQDTYLSGSINGAIWTSVLVLVAVSVFAYALFIILRQKQLSEVQRDFVNNMTHELQTPISTIRIAADVLNNDNIVTQPVRYKRYVGIVQDEIMRLQGQVEMVLSMAKAERGALALQKEQLDASAVIRSVLLPFESKIRFQDNAASHIIEADPFHFRCMLNNLVDNALKYSGDTPDILVETYSKGKCLVIAVCDKGVGIAPEYQKKIFNQFFRIPYGDVHNVKGFGIGLSYVKQIVRAHRWHLDLESELGKGSTFKITIPQKPTE, from the coding sequence GTAGGCGTGGTCATTACGCAGATTTTCTGGGTAAAGCAGGCATTGCAGATCAGGCAGCGCCAGTTTAATCAGAATGCCCATGTGGCCTTGCAGGACGTAGCTTCCAAGCTGGCACATGTAAATGGGGTCATGCAAACCACCAACCCCGTGGAGCAGCTTTCACCCGCCTATTTCCTGGTCAATACCAACTCTACGACTCAGCCGGAGCTGCTGGAACATTTCATTAAGGACAGTTTTCAGAAGTATAACCTGATTGCTGATTTTCAGGTCGGCATTTATGACTGTACCACCAACCGTATCCGCTACGGCATGTCGCTCAGCACCAAAAACAGTGGCAAGACGCCTACCGTCACGACCAACTGGATCATGACCGACAAATATCCTTATTACTTTGGTGTGCGCTTTCCGGAGCAGGATACTTACCTGTCGGGCTCTATCAACGGGGCCATCTGGACGTCGGTGCTGGTGCTGGTGGCAGTCAGTGTCTTTGCATATGCACTTTTCATTATTCTCCGCCAAAAACAGCTGTCGGAAGTGCAGCGCGATTTTGTCAATAATATGACGCACGAGCTCCAGACCCCGATATCGACCATCCGCATTGCCGCCGATGTTCTTAATAATGACAATATTGTGACCCAGCCTGTCCGCTATAAAAGGTATGTGGGCATTGTACAGGATGAAATCATGCGCCTGCAGGGCCAGGTAGAAATGGTGCTGTCTATGGCCAAAGCGGAGCGGGGTGCATTGGCGTTGCAAAAAGAGCAGCTGGATGCATCCGCTGTGATCCGGTCTGTTCTGCTTCCTTTTGAAAGTAAGATCAGGTTCCAGGATAATGCGGCCAGTCATATCATTGAAGCGGACCCTTTCCATTTCAGGTGTATGCTCAACAACCTGGTTGACAATGCGCTGAAATATTCCGGCGACACCCCGGACATCCTGGTAGAAACCTACTCGAAAGGAAAATGCCTCGTCATAGCCGTGTGCGACAAAGGTGTGGGCATTGCGCCCGAGTACCAGAAGAAAATATTTAACCAGTTTTTCCGTATACCTTACGGCGATGTCCACAATGTAAAAGGCTTTGGTATCGGTCTCAGCTATGTGAAGCAGATCGTCCGTGCGCATCGCTGGCACCTCGACCTCGAAAGTGAGCTGGGTAAAGGCAGTACTTTCAAAATTACAATTCCGCAGAAACCAACCGAATGA
- a CDS encoding response regulator transcription factor encodes MEHAVTHACLVHPHPLECEAVAEWLRKKSYIELVGKCASLEQFALLSYLRDIDMVLVFAHHTGQVAEQVLKIRKQNSRIRFLLLAPGASAESIREVVRSGVSGYIVPEAELDEWERSVRAVAEGKVYYGQEIMLKLAETAPDDMGNDPNRSKKDFLSKREVEILRLVASEYSTNRIANELCISDKTVETHRRNLFQKLGVKNAVGLTKAAVRMGVV; translated from the coding sequence ATGGAACACGCTGTAACACATGCCTGCCTCGTGCATCCGCATCCCCTTGAATGTGAAGCCGTAGCGGAGTGGCTAAGGAAAAAATCTTACATCGAACTGGTTGGTAAGTGTGCCAGCCTCGAACAGTTTGCCTTGCTTTCCTACCTCAGGGACATTGATATGGTGCTGGTATTCGCCCACCATACCGGCCAGGTTGCGGAGCAGGTCTTGAAAATCCGTAAACAGAATTCGCGTATCCGGTTCCTGCTGCTCGCTCCCGGCGCTTCGGCGGAGTCCATCCGGGAAGTGGTACGGTCCGGGGTAAGTGGCTACATCGTGCCCGAAGCCGAGCTCGACGAATGGGAGCGCTCCGTGCGCGCAGTGGCCGAAGGTAAGGTTTACTACGGGCAGGAAATCATGCTCAAACTTGCGGAAACCGCTCCCGATGATATGGGCAATGATCCAAACCGCAGCAAAAAGGACTTTCTCAGCAAGCGCGAAGTTGAAATACTGAGGCTGGTAGCCAGTGAATATTCCACCAATCGAATTGCCAATGAGCTTTGTATCAGCGATAAAACGGTTGAAACGCACCGGCGCAACCTGTTCCAGAAGCTGGGTGTAAAAAATGCGGTCGGGCTCACCAAGGCGGCCGTCAGGATGGGCGTAGTGTAA